The following are from one region of the Candidatus Hydrogenedentota bacterium genome:
- a CDS encoding tetratricopeptide repeat protein, giving the protein AKGIRLDPEQLMQVAQSVLSSENARPETLVSTALALLNSAVPAGTVVSQLDTIENLFDRAIEKAPAEPRAYEGLADAYVAANNLEKARQTLSRAEQAGIPFTALARAHANVALAEGRPDEAWECFQKGISGDGASVSNVRQWSRLFSLRDQPSLARRALASGAEALPGEAERAELAVESIVLELRLGKDAEALRLLAGVESQVAGHKDAESALSRVKEQLVWRLMGQGSPSELEEARKILVQSGGDEQEDPMLLTLQGMMHLRAAPPAFDKAEAAFKKALERDPESVVALMGMASLASLRGALSQALEFSSKAANAAPQSGSIDLWRAEILFRMQRYLEARNLLESVLSETPENAPALELLVNTYLATNQLREAERTLERLRARVESGSGNAGILDVLQGRILLEKGNASEAEGILRKQYADNPDDFPIVRSLAFALTQENRNAEAEEILKKYAENHSKDADVFVALARLYLATNDPSKMDAASTALTRALAVNRDYLPALRVLVDMQLQRGTPSSILAACDRYLRHDPLNAGVLFAKASVLSREPGRDQEAFEAIEQAIAQERQPEYLALRGMLSVRKQSYAGALKDLREASLGNTETSAEFDAAFAEAYWGVGEKDLSKTYYESAVAKAKTGNMGVPPWLKRLQEKMGQEN; this is encoded by the coding sequence GCAAAGGGCATTCGCCTCGATCCCGAACAGCTCATGCAGGTCGCGCAGAGTGTCTTGAGCAGCGAGAACGCGCGCCCCGAGACCCTCGTCTCCACCGCTCTTGCGTTGTTAAACTCCGCCGTACCTGCGGGAACGGTGGTTTCGCAATTGGATACCATCGAGAACTTGTTTGATCGCGCTATTGAAAAGGCACCCGCTGAACCGCGCGCCTACGAGGGCCTTGCAGATGCTTACGTCGCCGCGAACAACCTGGAGAAGGCGCGCCAGACGTTAAGCCGCGCGGAACAGGCCGGCATTCCCTTCACGGCGTTGGCCAGGGCCCATGCAAACGTCGCCCTCGCGGAAGGCCGCCCCGACGAGGCCTGGGAATGTTTCCAGAAAGGAATTTCCGGAGACGGCGCTTCCGTTTCAAATGTACGGCAATGGTCGCGCCTGTTTTCTTTGCGCGACCAGCCGAGCCTTGCGCGCCGGGCGCTGGCCTCGGGCGCGGAAGCTCTTCCCGGAGAGGCTGAAAGGGCCGAACTGGCCGTTGAAAGTATCGTGCTGGAATTGCGCTTGGGAAAAGATGCAGAAGCGCTCCGTCTCCTTGCCGGGGTGGAGTCACAGGTGGCTGGTCACAAGGACGCAGAGTCGGCCCTGAGTCGCGTGAAGGAGCAACTGGTGTGGCGCCTTATGGGGCAGGGGAGCCCGAGCGAGCTCGAGGAGGCGCGAAAAATACTTGTGCAAAGCGGCGGCGACGAACAAGAAGACCCTATGCTGCTCACCTTGCAGGGCATGATGCACTTGCGCGCCGCCCCGCCAGCGTTTGACAAAGCTGAGGCCGCCTTCAAGAAGGCACTGGAAAGGGACCCCGAAAGCGTGGTCGCGCTCATGGGAATGGCAAGTTTGGCTTCTCTGCGTGGAGCGTTGTCGCAAGCGCTGGAGTTCTCGTCCAAAGCCGCGAACGCTGCGCCTCAGTCGGGCAGCATCGATCTCTGGCGCGCCGAAATACTGTTTCGAATGCAGCGTTATCTCGAGGCCCGAAACCTGCTCGAAAGCGTCCTTTCCGAAACTCCCGAAAATGCGCCCGCACTGGAATTATTGGTTAACACCTACCTCGCGACCAACCAGCTTCGCGAAGCCGAACGCACTCTCGAGCGCCTGCGAGCGCGCGTCGAAAGCGGCAGCGGGAACGCAGGAATCCTTGATGTCCTGCAGGGCCGCATCTTGCTTGAAAAGGGGAACGCATCCGAGGCGGAAGGCATCTTGCGTAAACAGTATGCTGACAATCCGGATGATTTCCCCATTGTTCGCAGTCTCGCTTTCGCGTTGACCCAAGAAAACCGCAACGCGGAAGCGGAGGAAATTCTCAAGAAATATGCAGAGAACCACAGCAAAGACGCTGACGTGTTTGTAGCTTTGGCGCGTCTTTACCTGGCCACAAACGACCCATCGAAGATGGATGCGGCATCCACTGCGCTGACGCGTGCCTTGGCCGTTAATCGGGACTACCTTCCTGCATTGCGTGTATTGGTCGATATGCAGCTGCAGAGGGGGACGCCTTCCAGCATTTTGGCTGCATGCGACCGGTACTTGAGGCACGATCCTCTTAACGCCGGGGTTCTGTTTGCGAAGGCTTCCGTGCTGAGCCGGGAACCGGGGCGTGACCAGGAAGCATTCGAGGCTATAGAACAGGCGATTGCGCAGGAACGCCAGCCGGAGTACCTCGCGCTCCGGGGTATGTTGAGCGTTCGAAAGCAGAGTTACGCGGGTGCGCTAAAAGACCTTAGAGAAGCCTCGCTGGGCAATACCGAGACCTCGGCGGAGTTTGATGCGGCATTCGCGGAGGCCTATTGGGGCGTCGGGGAAAAGGACCTTTCGAAAACGTACTACGAAAGTGCTGTCGCCAAGGCAAAAACGGGCAATATGGGTGTGCCGCCCTGGCTAAAACGCCTTCAGGAGAAGATGGGACAGGAGAATTAG
- a CDS encoding exosortase/archaeosortase family protein, whose amino-acid sequence MMEESEAQPVGERAKEDKAGISLRALFEYKDLLVIALFVVIYRNVAHELRTGWTLIDSYYSHGFLIPFISLYFVWRERKALATLARIPSAWGYLWLFGATFMLFTGDFLGFGVITHLSLIPMITGALLLTHGAGRTRRIWFPIAFLFFMIPIPASITQSFALKLKLLATEAAVQLANLFTLPIVREGSYVHFGGDSLLVGEVCGGLRSLIALLALGALMAYISKTHWAARLLLFFPVAPMVAVLTNVLRIFSLCVVGYFYGSTVAAGTFHDVSGILIFVVAFICFFSLEGLLRKIVPAKEAKEATP is encoded by the coding sequence ATGATGGAGGAATCGGAGGCGCAGCCCGTTGGGGAACGCGCGAAAGAGGACAAAGCGGGGATATCGCTTCGCGCACTGTTTGAATACAAAGACCTGCTCGTCATCGCGCTATTCGTGGTGATATACCGCAACGTGGCACACGAATTGCGCACAGGATGGACGCTGATTGACTCATACTATTCGCATGGATTCCTCATCCCATTCATCAGCTTGTACTTTGTCTGGCGAGAACGAAAGGCACTGGCTACCCTCGCCCGAATTCCCTCGGCATGGGGTTATCTGTGGTTGTTTGGGGCAACGTTCATGCTGTTTACGGGCGATTTCCTGGGTTTCGGCGTCATTACTCACCTTTCGTTGATCCCCATGATCACGGGGGCATTATTGCTCACGCACGGCGCTGGTCGCACAAGACGCATCTGGTTTCCGATTGCCTTTCTCTTCTTCATGATCCCTATTCCAGCTTCCATTACCCAGAGTTTCGCGCTCAAATTGAAGCTCCTGGCGACAGAGGCCGCGGTGCAACTGGCGAATCTTTTCACCTTGCCAATCGTGCGCGAGGGATCTTACGTTCACTTCGGCGGCGATTCCCTGCTGGTGGGAGAGGTATGCGGAGGGCTGCGTTCTCTGATCGCCCTTTTGGCGCTCGGCGCGCTGATGGCATATATCAGCAAGACGCACTGGGCAGCCCGGCTGTTGCTTTTCTTTCCGGTCGCGCCGATGGTGGCAGTACTTACGAACGTGCTTCGAATCTTCTCTCTCTGTGTTGTAGGATATTTTTATGGAAGCACCGTGGCCGCGGGAACCTTCCACGATGTTTCCGGCATTCTGATTTTCGTGGTGGCGTTCATCTGCTTCTTTTCATTGGAGGGACTCCTGCGCAAGATCGTGCCGGCGAAAGAGGCGAAGGAGGCGACGCCATGA
- a CDS encoding EpsI family protein: MKHYIGLVLILCLIAVGHLSILKAHANASAALPQVQKLDIPDQIGEYTMRGADAEIEDHVKRVLGTSMILIRDYVAPPQRYVQLTIVHSTSRRSLHFPEVCLVGGGWEIQTQTTQPVGFFFNAKKLVLVNGERRQLVLYWFKTGDELTGNFFVNAFHWAKTQLAFGSPTSTMIKVSTVLRPGQNEERAFETLEDFALKFTPILQERVP; this comes from the coding sequence ATGAAACACTACATCGGGCTGGTGCTCATCTTGTGTCTGATAGCGGTGGGTCATCTCAGCATTTTGAAGGCTCATGCCAACGCCAGTGCGGCCTTGCCACAGGTTCAGAAGCTGGATATCCCTGATCAGATCGGCGAGTACACCATGCGGGGGGCGGACGCCGAGATCGAGGACCATGTCAAGAGAGTCCTGGGCACCAGCATGATCCTGATCCGGGACTACGTGGCTCCTCCTCAGAGGTATGTGCAGCTAACCATCGTACACAGTACTTCGCGCCGGAGTCTGCACTTTCCAGAGGTGTGCCTCGTGGGTGGCGGATGGGAGATCCAAACACAGACCACGCAACCCGTAGGATTCTTCTTCAACGCCAAGAAACTGGTGCTCGTGAACGGCGAAAGGCGTCAGCTTGTTCTCTATTGGTTCAAGACCGGGGACGAGCTTACGGGGAATTTCTTCGTCAACGCATTCCACTGGGCCAAGACCCAGTTGGCATTTGGTTCGCCCACGTCGACGATGATAAAGGTGTCCACGGTATTGCGTCCGGGGCAGAACGAAGAACGTGCCTTCGAGACACTTGAAGATTTTGCTCTGAAATTCACGCCCATATTACAGGAACGTGTTCCATGA
- a CDS encoding tetratricopeptide repeat protein, which yields MSSETTRRHVRILRGACIAFVVLALGIGCSGRRSQQQTEIGNTFLGIGKIAEAYQAFEKAIGLDPQNTQAELGLARCLVAQDKLDDALKHYEVVISREPAMEAAYVEAVQILLRRERNAEATELAAAYEKVDLEKGGVLRAFCLRTTGQPAEAVALLEGLVKTCPKSVDVRIALATALMAANADAKAVEVLEDILETLAPDSLSARIKLVEVYQKQGKIDEIVAQFREMVNQKPGDMNLRLALARSLVDKAEYAEAEEIARSVLAEVPESGWANYVVGACLLARDQRREAIPYLQAAVQALPQFDSVRERLALARSEGAAPAPAQETAAPATTEAQRAPEEAPDSLSWKMLWKQAQLERLLEQSDALLASGEPNVRETLVLAALFSGDRTHAQQLAAGLPADSPLRAFLDALEKRDPNGAIKVFDSWTETDPERAILRDNAYGFALTLIGARAKALQELSERYAKSPQNVVALYNLATMYRAARLPEYAAQVLDRLLALYPGNLEARRTLLRLLIEYGDRDRARGVAELTYQLFPDDPDSVVDVARVYFLAGELDLAQDVLKSALNAIPENASLRIAEARVQLIKGDIDGALQTLEGQPFEGESLAASEAMRAFALASKGGWADVARAAEAVSPGTRPLGLNLLFVSARLYEGNHDAAVAALEQAGDIPWQRIPGGSAVAAALGKMEPSAGTKEIVDQLKAKPEALASYAYGCACVAESFFDDAVAAYEKAASAIPGSPELTVITLDALRGALRSEDPAQKAEAVAQQAPGDPRTWLALAEFYRSKDNAEREAAAIQKALALGEDNPSAWLLQARYLEHANDREGAMAAYERVVALSPGDPIVNNNLAYLLLETGEDAQRAMELAQEALKGSEKNPVIQPHVLHTLGLAELRLKKMEDAEKHLGLALQMRPGDPTLLLDFGTLLIEKGNTEAGQGQIRLALEYANRLGLDFPRRAEAEKLVGAETR from the coding sequence ATGAGTTCCGAAACCACTCGCCGACATGTACGGATTCTGCGCGGAGCGTGCATTGCGTTTGTCGTGCTCGCGCTGGGCATTGGGTGCAGCGGCAGACGAAGCCAACAGCAAACGGAGATTGGGAACACCTTTCTGGGCATCGGCAAGATAGCCGAAGCCTATCAGGCGTTCGAGAAAGCCATCGGGCTTGACCCGCAGAATACGCAGGCCGAACTGGGTCTGGCCCGGTGCCTCGTTGCTCAAGACAAGCTCGATGACGCACTCAAGCATTATGAAGTGGTGATTTCGCGCGAGCCCGCTATGGAAGCGGCCTATGTGGAGGCCGTCCAAATCCTGTTACGGCGCGAGCGAAACGCCGAAGCCACGGAACTGGCGGCCGCCTATGAGAAGGTGGACCTCGAGAAAGGCGGGGTCTTGCGCGCGTTCTGCCTGCGGACAACGGGCCAGCCGGCCGAGGCCGTCGCGTTATTGGAGGGTCTGGTCAAGACCTGTCCCAAATCCGTTGATGTCCGTATAGCCCTCGCCACCGCTCTCATGGCAGCCAACGCCGACGCGAAGGCGGTCGAGGTTCTCGAGGACATTCTTGAGACGTTAGCCCCGGACTCGTTGAGCGCCCGGATAAAACTGGTGGAGGTGTACCAGAAGCAGGGCAAAATAGACGAGATCGTCGCACAATTCCGAGAGATGGTGAACCAGAAACCCGGTGACATGAATCTTCGTCTGGCGCTGGCGCGCAGCCTCGTTGACAAGGCGGAATATGCCGAGGCCGAGGAAATCGCCCGTTCGGTTCTGGCTGAGGTGCCTGAATCGGGTTGGGCCAATTACGTGGTGGGCGCGTGTCTGCTCGCCCGTGACCAGCGCAGGGAAGCCATCCCCTATCTTCAGGCAGCTGTGCAAGCCTTGCCGCAGTTTGACAGTGTGCGCGAACGCCTTGCCCTGGCGCGGAGCGAGGGAGCAGCTCCGGCGCCTGCCCAAGAAACAGCCGCTCCCGCGACAACCGAAGCGCAACGCGCGCCGGAAGAGGCGCCGGACAGCCTCTCCTGGAAGATGTTGTGGAAACAGGCACAGCTGGAGAGACTCCTCGAGCAGAGCGACGCGCTTCTAGCCTCAGGAGAACCGAATGTGCGCGAGACCCTGGTATTGGCCGCCCTGTTCTCCGGTGACCGGACACATGCTCAGCAACTCGCGGCTGGATTGCCGGCCGATTCGCCCCTGCGCGCGTTCCTCGATGCGCTCGAGAAAAGGGACCCGAACGGCGCGATCAAAGTCTTCGATTCCTGGACAGAGACGGACCCGGAGCGCGCCATACTTCGCGACAACGCCTACGGGTTTGCGTTAACGCTCATCGGGGCCCGGGCCAAGGCCCTGCAGGAGCTTTCGGAGCGCTACGCCAAATCGCCCCAGAACGTAGTAGCCCTCTACAATCTCGCCACCATGTACCGCGCGGCGCGGCTGCCTGAGTATGCCGCCCAAGTGCTCGATAGACTGCTGGCGCTTTACCCCGGCAACCTGGAAGCGCGGCGCACGTTACTCCGTTTGCTCATTGAATACGGAGATCGAGACCGTGCCCGTGGCGTCGCGGAGCTGACCTATCAACTGTTTCCCGACGATCCCGATTCGGTGGTCGACGTCGCACGGGTCTATTTTCTCGCCGGTGAACTGGATTTGGCTCAAGATGTCTTGAAAAGCGCCCTGAACGCCATTCCGGAAAACGCCTCGCTGCGGATAGCCGAAGCTCGAGTCCAACTGATCAAGGGAGACATCGATGGGGCATTGCAGACACTCGAGGGACAACCCTTTGAAGGAGAAAGTCTGGCCGCGAGCGAAGCGATGCGGGCCTTCGCTCTCGCGTCGAAGGGCGGCTGGGCTGACGTCGCGCGTGCGGCGGAAGCAGTTTCTCCGGGGACTCGTCCGCTGGGTCTCAACCTCTTGTTCGTGTCCGCGCGGTTGTACGAAGGCAACCATGACGCGGCAGTGGCGGCGCTCGAACAAGCCGGCGACATTCCCTGGCAGCGAATTCCCGGCGGCAGCGCCGTCGCGGCTGCTCTGGGCAAGATGGAGCCGTCCGCGGGCACGAAGGAAATCGTGGACCAGCTGAAGGCGAAACCCGAGGCGCTGGCCTCTTACGCGTACGGGTGTGCCTGCGTGGCGGAATCCTTTTTCGATGACGCGGTGGCCGCGTACGAGAAGGCCGCTTCCGCGATACCGGGTTCGCCTGAATTGACGGTTATCACGCTCGATGCGTTAAGGGGCGCACTCCGGAGCGAAGACCCGGCGCAGAAAGCCGAAGCGGTTGCACAGCAGGCGCCGGGAGACCCCCGCACGTGGCTGGCCTTGGCGGAATTCTACCGCAGCAAGGACAACGCCGAGAGAGAAGCAGCAGCTATCCAGAAAGCTCTTGCGCTGGGCGAAGACAACCCCTCCGCCTGGTTGCTTCAGGCGCGCTATCTCGAACACGCCAACGACCGGGAAGGAGCCATGGCAGCGTACGAACGGGTCGTGGCGTTAAGCCCTGGGGATCCCATCGTCAACAACAACCTCGCCTACCTGCTCCTCGAAACCGGAGAAGATGCGCAGCGGGCAATGGAACTTGCCCAGGAAGCACTCAAGGGCTCCGAGAAGAATCCGGTTATCCAGCCCCACGTATTGCACACGCTCGGGCTGGCCGAACTGCGGCTGAAGAAGATGGAAGATGCGGAAAAGCATCTGGGTCTGGCGTTGCAGATGCGGCCCGGCGATCCCACCCTGCTGCTGGACTTTGGAACGCTTTTGATCGAGAAGG